A genomic region of Zalophus californianus isolate mZalCal1 chromosome 11, mZalCal1.pri.v2, whole genome shotgun sequence contains the following coding sequences:
- the LOC113915242 gene encoding olfactory receptor 5W2-like, whose amino-acid sequence MDEGNCTSLAEFIFLGITNNRGVKVTLFTMFLVVYLINLVADVGMIILIRMDSQLHTPMYFFLSPLSFCDLCYSTAVGPKILVDLLAKNKSIPFFGCALQFLIFCIFADSKCLLLAVMAFDRYKAIGNPLLYTANMSNRVCSLLMAGVDMLGTADALIHATLTFHLCFCGLNEINHFFCDLPPLYFLSCSDTEINELALFIFFGFIELSTISGVLISYCYITLSVMKIHSAEGRFKAFSTCTSHLTAVAIFQGTMLFMYFRPSSSYCLD is encoded by the coding sequence ATGGATGAAGGAAATTGCACATCcttggcagaattcattttcttgggCATTACCAATAACCGTGGGGTGAAAGTGACCTTATTTACAATGTTTCTTGTTGTTTATCTCATTAATCTTGTTGCAGATGTTGGAATGATCATTTTAATTAGAATGGATTCCCAGCTTCACACACCTATGTACTTCTTCCTCagccccctctccttctgtgacCTCTGCTATTCCACAGCAGTTGGGCCCAAAATATTGGTAGACCTTTTAGCCAAAAACAAATCAATCCCCTTCTTTGGCTGTGCTCTTCAATTTTTGATCTTCTGTATATTTGCTGATTCCAAGTGTCTACTTCTGGCAGTGATGGCCTTTGATCGGTACAAAGCCATTGGCAACCCCTTACTCTACACAGCCAACATGTCCAACAGAGTGTGCTCCCTGCTCATGGCTGGAGTTGACATGCTGGGAACGGCAGATGCTTTGATACACGCGACTTTAACATTCCACTTATGTTTCTGTGGATTGAATGAGATCAATCATTTCTTCTGTGATTTACCCCCACTCTACTTCCTTTCCTGCTCAGATACAGAGATCAATGAGTTGGCATTATTCATCTTTTTTGGATTCATTGAACTGAGTACCATTTCTGGAGTTCTCATCTCTTATTGTTATATAACCCTATCAGTCATGAAGATCCACTCTGCTGAAGGGAGGTTCAAAGCTTTCTCCACCTGCACCTCCCACTTAACTGCTGTTGCAATTTTCCAGGGAACCATGCTCTTCATGTATTTCCGGCCGAGTTCTTCCTACTGTCTTGATTAA